CCGCGGGAGCGGGTGCTGGCGCCGCTGCGGGGGCGCAGCTTGACGCGAGCAGCGAGAAGGCTACCCCCAGACTTCCCAGTAGGACCGTGGCTCCGGTTCCTCGCGATCGAGGTATCATTGTGCCTCCCTCTCTTGCCGACACTCGGCATCCGTGCTATGGGCGGCTGTCCGGGCCTGTGTAGTCCGGAACAGCTTGCGTATGACGACGCTGCGGTTTCCTGCCTATGTTGGGTTACTCTGTTGTCCTTGGGTGGGTCGGGTGTTCTTAGACATTGGCCCAGAGTGGTTGGCCCGTGCCAGGATGCCGCCTGTCCGAAGGCGTTCCGGTAGTCCAGCCGCCTGGTCTTGCGTCACGTATAACCGATGCGAATAGGACGCTTCCCTATGATGAAAGACAGGACTTGATGGGCTTTTCCCATGAATCAAACGGCCAGAAGCGTACGATGAGGAGATTATGCGGATTAAGCGTAGGTATGTCAAGGGGCTAGGCAAAACTGGCAGCGGCCCGCGCCGCGCCCGGTCTGCCCTGGGGTGCGACGCGCGACCTACCAGACCATGACCTGCACGAGCGCCGTCCCGGCCATCGCCACCGCCACCGTCAGCGCCAGCGCCTCCGCCACTTCGCTCAGCGCGCCGTAGACGTCGCCCGTCAGCCCGCCGCCGAGACGCGCGCTGGCCCACCGCGCCAGCAGCCATGCCGCGAATGTGACGACCCCGGCCAGCCACAGCCCCGGCGCCCTCAGCAGAAGCCCCGCCGCGCCGAACGCGATGAACCCCGCGGCCACGGCGCGGCCCGCCGTCGCCCCGCCCTTGAACGCGACGCCGAGGCCCTCCGCGCGGGCGTACGGGAAAGCGGTGAGGGCCAGCACCTGTGTCCACCGACCCAGCAGGGGCGCCGCGATGATGGCCCAGGGCCGCACGGCGCCGCCCAGGCTGGCGAGCGCGGCCCACTTCACAAGGAGCACCAGCATGATGCCCGCCATGGCGTAAGTGCCGCGCGCCGTATCCCGCATAATCTCGCGGCGACGCTCCGGCGTGTGCCCGCCGAACAGGCCGTCGCAGGCGTCAGCCAGGCCGTCCAGATGTAGCCCGCCGGTGAGCAGGACCATCGCCGCGACTACCAGGGCGCTGGCCGGAAAGGGCGGCAGGACGAGGCCCAGCAGCGCGTCCAGCGCGGCCAGGGCCAGCCCCAGCAGCAGTCCGACGACGGGAAAGTAAGGCAGCCCGGCGGACAGATCCTCCGGACTGACGGTGCCCCGATCTATCGGGGCGATTGTCAGAAAGCGCAGCGCGGCGAGGAAGCCCCGTGGGCACGGGACACGGCCCACGTCAGCCTACGGCGAGGGGGGCCTGGTCGGCGCTGCCTGCGGCCTCTCCTGCGCGTTCTTCTCGGAGACGCCCGCCTGAGAGAACGTAGCCATCTCGCTCAGCAGCCGCGCAGCGCCGTCCACTAGGAACATGCCGAGCGCCGCGCCCGTCCCTTCGCCCAGGCGCATGCCCAGGTCCAGGAGCGGGGTCAGCTTCAGGTGCTCAAGAATCACCTTGTGCCCCGGCTCCACGGACATGTGCGCCGCTATCAGGTAGTCGCGGATCATGGGCTTCATTCCGCAGGCGATGAGCGCCGCCGAGGAGGATATGAAACCGTCAAGGACCACGGGCCGACGGTGCGCCGCCGCAGCTAGGATGACCCCGGCCAGCGCGCCGATTTCGAATCCGCCCACTTTGGCCAGCACGTCCAGTGCGTCCTGCCCGTTCGGCTTGTTCACGTCCAGCGCGCGCTGGACCACCTCCGCCTTGTGCCGTCGCTGCTCCTCGGTGAGGCCGGCGCCGGCGCCGGTCACCTCCAGCGGCGGGCGGCCGGTGATGGCCGCGGTGATGGCGCTGGCCGCCGTGGTGTTGCCGATGCCCATGTCGCCGATGGCGAAGATGTCCGCGCCCTTCCGCAGCTCCGCGTCGGCGATGGTGATGCCCGTCTCGATGGACATCACGGCCTGCTCCCGCGTCATGGCGGGCCCTTTGGCCATGTTGGCAGTCCCGGGGGCGATGCGCTTGGAGAAGAGGCCGACGCGGGGCTTGATCTCCGTCGCCACGCCGACGTCAACGACCAGCAGGCGAGCGTCCACGTGCCGGGACAGGACGTTGATGGCGGCGCCCCCCGCGATGAAGTTCTCCACCATCTGGGCCGTCACCTGCTGGGGGTAGGCGCTGACGCCCTCGGCCACCACGCCGTGGTCGGCGGCGGCCACGATGATGGTCTTGTGCTTGAGCTTGGGCGCGGGCTGGCCGATGATGCCCGCCACCTGGATGGACAACTCCTCCAGACGGCCCAGGCTGCCGAGGGGCTTGGTAAGCTGGTTCTGGCGCTGACGCGCCGTTTCCATGGCCCGGCGGTCCACCGGGCCAATGCGCTGCAAGCACTGTTCGAGTATGCCCACGGGTATTGCCTCCAGAACGATTGAGAATAAACTTTAACTTTACCAGTGTAACAGGCCGTGGCCGTGCCTGCGCTGGCATGTTCCTGCATCTCCTTTTGAAGCCTGGCCGCTACCCTGCGGCGGGATCCGGGCGAGGGGCCAGCCCGTCCAGGTGGCCCACGTCGTTCAGCAGGCTGAGCAACGCGCCGCCGTCCACCGTCTCGATGACGGACATGCTTGCGTTGGCCAGGCGGATGCGCCAGAAGTGGCTCACTGGCAGGCCCAGCAGGTTGAAGATGACGCTGCGGAGCGTGCCGCCGTGCGCCACCAGCAGGACATTCTCGTCCGGCCGGGTGAAGTCCTGGGCCGCCAGGAACCGGGCCGTGCGTTGCATAACGTCCAGCATGCTCTCCCCCTTCGGGGGGGCGAACGCTGGGTCGCGCTGGTAGATGCGCGCCATCTGCTCCGGGAATCTGGCCTGGATGTCGCGCCAGCTCTGGGTCTCCCACTCGCCGTAGCTCATCTCGCGCAACTCCGGCGTCAGGGTCAGCGGCACAGCGCGTCCTTCGAGGATGGCGCGGGCGGTGTCCGCCGACCTCATAAGGTCGCTGGTCAGGGCGCGGTGGAACGGGACGCGCGCCAGCCGCTCCCGCAGGGTCTCGGCCTGTCGTCGTCCCGTCTCGCTGAGGGGCGTGTCGGTGTAGCCCTGGATGCGCCCTTCGGCGTTCCAGGCGGTCTCGGCGTGGCGGACCAGATAGAGCTTAGCCATGATGCGAGACCGCTACCCCCCCACGTCCCAGCGCGTCCGGCAGCGCGGCCATCAGCCTCTCGCAGTCGGGCAGGCGCCGCGCACCGATGCGGATGAACGAGGGCAGGCCGAAGGATGTGCAGTCGCGGACGCAGAGACCCCGCCGCAGGAGGGCCAGCCGCATGGCGGGGGCGTCACCCACCTCGACGAGCACGAAGTTGGCGAGCGATGGCGCGACGTACAGGCCCATCTCCGAGAGCGCCTCCCGCAGGTATGCGACGGCGCGGCGCACCTCGGCGCGGGCGCGTGTCAGGTGGTCGGCGTCCGCCAGCGCCGCGAGGCCCGCCGCCTGCGCCGCCGCGTTCACGCTCCACGACGGCTGGAATATCCGTAGGCGTTGGGCCACATCTTCCTGCGCCAGGGCATAGCCCAGGCGCAGGCCGGCCAGCGCGCCGTCCTTGGTCATGGAGCGCAGCACCACGACGCGTCCGCTTGCGGTCAGGTCGGACGACGCCCACGGCGCCGCCACGAACGGCGCGTACGCCTCGTCCAAGACCAGCGTCGCGTCCGGCGCGGCGTCGAGGAGACGCAGCACGGCGCGCCTGTCCAGGTACACGCCGGTGGGGTTGTTGGGGTTGCACAGAAACAGGAGGACGGGCGCCTCTTCCGCCAGGACGTGGCATACTTCGTCCATGTCCCACTGGAAGCCCTTCTCCCGCGTGGCCCGGACCTCCACGACGTTCAGCCCCGCCAGGCGGCACGCGACGTCGTACTCTCCGAAGGTGGGGCCCAGCACGACGGCGTACTCTCCGCCTTGCGGAGCCAGCGCGCGAGGAATGAGGTGAATAAGCTCGGTGGCGCCGTTGCCCGGCAGGATGTTTGAAGCAGGTACGCCGTGCAGCCGCGCAAGGGCGTCTCGGAGGGCGCGGCACTCCGGGTCCGGGTAGGCGGACGGGTCGAACCGCGCGAGGGCCTCGCGCACACGGGGCGACGGCCCCAGGGGGTTGACGCTCGCGCTGAAGTCCAGCACCTCCGCCGGGTCCAGGCCCAGGGCGCGGGCCTCCGCGTCGCGCAGGCCGCCGTGGATGGGGCGCGCGGACGAGACCTGGCCGGAGACTGGCGTCTGCATAGCTTTGTATTATAGCAGATAGCGGCGGCGGCCCATGCCTCAAGCCGTGATGGGGAGGTTCAGGAGGGTGAAACCCTCCTGACGGGGGTTGGGGGGGTCCCCCAACCAACTTTATATGGGGAGGGGTGGGGACACCCCAGCTTTGCACATAAACCCCTAATTTAGCGCCACTTTTTGTGCAAGTAACTTTTCTGCACAAAAAGTCAGAACTCATCCGATGGCAATTATCCCCTAACGTCCAACAGCCTAGTTTTAGCCGTCAAGCGGCATCGCTAGGTTTTTACCCTTTGGCCCCTTGGCCCTTGGAGCCTTCTTAAACGTGGTACTCACTTGTTGTTGTGGTGGCATATCTATGCTTTTGCCGTTCAATAGTTCCTCGACCGTGATGATTTGAATTGCAGGATAGTCTTTGTCCCATCCTGGCGAGTGATAGAACCCACCTCCCGCTGCGTCAGCTCTCATCGGCTTCGTCGGCTCCTCAAAACTTATCAGGACGCCTATTTGGGCGCTCTCACGCTGAACAACGCCCTTCAAAGCACGGACATCATCGGGCTTCAACTTACCACCCTTAACAGACAGGATGACTTGCTTTGTTTTCGTTTCGTCTGCTTCGTCGTGGAAGTAGAGCCGCCCATCAATGCCCTTGTCTGCACCTTTCTTTTGGTCAGCCGGACGCGCCCCGACTAGACCCAATGCCCACCACTGGAATTGATACTTGTCGTTTGCAGCGAGTTCTTCCGCATCTGGCAACGTCACAGGCTCCCCAATGATGGTGTAACTCGCCCTACCGTTGGTCATGTCTTTCAGGCGATTCTTAATCAGTGTGATAGCGAGATGCGTGATGTCAATACCTATCCACTGGCGGTTCAGACGTTGGGCGACGGCTATAGTAGTTCCACAGCCGCAAAATGGGTCAAGCACCACTTCCCCTTCGTTGCTACTAGCCTGAATAATGCGCTCCAATAAGGCTTCCGGCTTTTGCGTAGGATAGCCTAAACGCTCACCGCCTGCGGCAATCGGAATGTCATCCCAGAAATCCCCGACAGGGATGCCTTCCTGTTCGTCAAGATATCGTTTCAGGCGCGGGATACCCTCACCGCCCTTCGGAACGATGATGAGTCCTTGCCGGTCTGCTTCCTCCATCCTTTCCCTGGTCCACCGCCACACCTTAGTCACACCCTTGAACGAATAGGTCAAGTTCGGTCGGTCAGGATTCGGGTTCAGCAAGCTCGTCAACTGATAGCGTCGCCCTTGGTCATCTACAAGGCGGTATTGCTCGTCAGCGTTCATATTGGCCGCATAGATCGGATTCCATGTGGCGGTTTTTGTGCCCATAGCATAAGCAAGGATCACATCGTGGCTGGTGGCAAAGCGTGTGAATGCATGGCCTTTCGGGTGTGATCTCCGCCAGACGATTTCATTTCGGAAATTCTGCGGCCCGAACACGGCGTCCATGAGTAGCTTCAAGTAGTGGCTGGCAGTCGGGTCACAATGGAGGTAGATGCTGCCACTGGGCCTTAATACCCTCCTGAGGTCAACCAATCGGGGAGCCATCATAGATAGATAAGCGAGCATGTCGTTCTCGCCCAAGAACGTATGAAATGCCTGCATGACTTGGGAGACCTTACCACCAGCATCTACCATCTTCAGATAGGTTCTGGCTGATTCCTGGTCCCAACCCCAAGTATCCCCAAATGCCTTTATTTGAGCGGCAGAGCGGGAGCCATCTTGTTCGGCAAACAGTACGTTGTAGTCCTGATTGCTATTGAACGGTGGATCGAGGTAGATAAGGTCTACCGTTTCGTCCTTGATGTAGCGGTGGAGAATATCTAGATTGTCGCCGTAGTAGAGAAGGTTTGTTGTATTCAATTGAGGCCCCCTAACGGACATGCGGCTATCACATATCCGTTAGGATTATAACCTACTAAGCAAGTGCTTGAAGGGCTTGATTGAGTGGCGCGGTGACAAGTAACCCTTTTTGTGC
This sequence is a window from Dehalococcoidia bacterium. Protein-coding genes within it:
- the cobS gene encoding adenosylcobinamide-GDP ribazoletransferase; the protein is MGRVPCPRGFLAALRFLTIAPIDRGTVSPEDLSAGLPYFPVVGLLLGLALAALDALLGLVLPPFPASALVVAAMVLLTGGLHLDGLADACDGLFGGHTPERRREIMRDTARGTYAMAGIMLVLLVKWAALASLGGAVRPWAIIAAPLLGRWTQVLALTAFPYARAEGLGVAFKGGATAGRAVAAGFIAFGAAGLLLRAPGLWLAGVVTFAAWLLARWASARLGGGLTGDVYGALSEVAEALALTVAVAMAGTALVQVMVW
- the cobT gene encoding nicotinate-nucleotide--dimethylbenzimidazole phosphoribosyltransferase; translation: MGILEQCLQRIGPVDRRAMETARQRQNQLTKPLGSLGRLEELSIQVAGIIGQPAPKLKHKTIIVAAADHGVVAEGVSAYPQQVTAQMVENFIAGGAAINVLSRHVDARLLVVDVGVATEIKPRVGLFSKRIAPGTANMAKGPAMTREQAVMSIETGITIADAELRKGADIFAIGDMGIGNTTAASAITAAITGRPPLEVTGAGAGLTEEQRRHKAEVVQRALDVNKPNGQDALDVLAKVGGFEIGALAGVILAAAAHRRPVVLDGFISSSAALIACGMKPMIRDYLIAAHMSVEPGHKVILEHLKLTPLLDLGMRLGEGTGAALGMFLVDGAARLLSEMATFSQAGVSEKNAQERPQAAPTRPPSP
- the cobC gene encoding alpha-ribazole phosphatase → MAKLYLVRHAETAWNAEGRIQGYTDTPLSETGRRQAETLRERLARVPFHRALTSDLMRSADTARAILEGRAVPLTLTPELREMSYGEWETQSWRDIQARFPEQMARIYQRDPAFAPPKGESMLDVMQRTARFLAAQDFTRPDENVLLVAHGGTLRSVIFNLLGLPVSHFWRIRLANASMSVIETVDGGALLSLLNDVGHLDGLAPRPDPAAG
- a CDS encoding histidinol-phosphate transaminase, with amino-acid sequence MQTPVSGQVSSARPIHGGLRDAEARALGLDPAEVLDFSASVNPLGPSPRVREALARFDPSAYPDPECRALRDALARLHGVPASNILPGNGATELIHLIPRALAPQGGEYAVVLGPTFGEYDVACRLAGLNVVEVRATREKGFQWDMDEVCHVLAEEAPVLLFLCNPNNPTGVYLDRRAVLRLLDAAPDATLVLDEAYAPFVAAPWASSDLTASGRVVVLRSMTKDGALAGLRLGYALAQEDVAQRLRIFQPSWSVNAAAQAAGLAALADADHLTRARAEVRRAVAYLREALSEMGLYVAPSLANFVLVEVGDAPAMRLALLRRGLCVRDCTSFGLPSFIRIGARRLPDCERLMAALPDALGRGGVAVSHHG
- a CDS encoding DNA methyltransferase is translated as MNTTNLLYYGDNLDILHRYIKDETVDLIYLDPPFNSNQDYNVLFAEQDGSRSAAQIKAFGDTWGWDQESARTYLKMVDAGGKVSQVMQAFHTFLGENDMLAYLSMMAPRLVDLRRVLRPSGSIYLHCDPTASHYLKLLMDAVFGPQNFRNEIVWRRSHPKGHAFTRFATSHDVILAYAMGTKTATWNPIYAANMNADEQYRLVDDQGRRYQLTSLLNPNPDRPNLTYSFKGVTKVWRWTRERMEEADRQGLIIVPKGGEGIPRLKRYLDEQEGIPVGDFWDDIPIAAGGERLGYPTQKPEALLERIIQASSNEGEVVLDPFCGCGTTIAVAQRLNRQWIGIDITHLAITLIKNRLKDMTNGRASYTIIGEPVTLPDAEELAANDKYQFQWWALGLVGARPADQKKGADKGIDGRLYFHDEADETKTKQVILSVKGGKLKPDDVRALKGVVQRESAQIGVLISFEEPTKPMRADAAGGGFYHSPGWDKDYPAIQIITVEELLNGKSIDMPPQQQVSTTFKKAPRAKGPKGKNLAMPLDG